One part of the Desulfonema ishimotonii genome encodes these proteins:
- a CDS encoding HNH endonuclease: MIVGHNPKSSPPPECLAEEKQKKSGDYKCGDVLERLKEDFRNKCYLCESKAPNTINVEHFIPHRGDTDLKFDWANLFLSCGHCNNTKLAKPEYDHILNCTDPEHDVENRIRYEIKPFPKEKAHITALDEAAEVRNTVFLLEAVYNGTTPLKSIESENIRKNLLDEIIRFQKLLYEFYHCTGQKIT, encoded by the coding sequence ATGATCGTGGGACACAACCCAAAATCCTCTCCGCCGCCAGAATGCCTGGCAGAGGAAAAACAGAAAAAAAGCGGCGATTACAAGTGCGGCGATGTGCTTGAAAGGCTTAAAGAAGATTTCCGCAACAAATGCTATCTGTGCGAATCCAAAGCCCCGAATACCATCAATGTGGAACATTTCATCCCGCACAGAGGGGATACTGATCTGAAATTTGATTGGGCCAACCTTTTCTTGTCCTGCGGGCATTGCAATAATACCAAACTGGCGAAACCGGAATACGATCATATTCTGAATTGTACCGACCCCGAACACGATGTGGAAAACCGCATCAGATATGAAATAAAGCCGTTTCCGAAAGAGAAAGCACACATTACCGCCCTTGATGAGGCGGCTGAGGTCCGTAATACCGTTTTCCTGCTTGAAGCGGTTTATAACGGCACAACGCCCCTGAAAAGCATTGAGTCTGAAAATATCAGAAAAAATCTTCTGGATGAAATCATCCGGTTCCAAAAATTGTTATATGAATTCTATCACTGTACAGGACAAAAAATTACGTAA
- a CDS encoding DUF4114 domain-containing protein: MMKKKLVTLCTTVLSLLLLSSPVLATPTTVVSLGDTLVENVRTSNLNTWFKNEVITNTDGSEIDSVEDQVQYELFYTDTSREYEVEFLGIGQAGYHSPFGVFTYTGNPSAEFDEAYITYQNPLFVQNEVDDYTTYNFTIEAGSYFGFYLDANGSGRYVTTMVSSNSDDLDHALFFETNKGYTIAFEDIIGGGDKDYEDLIVNFTPTDDSGFAATPEPGTFVLLGFGLIGLAGFGRKRILK; the protein is encoded by the coding sequence ATGATGAAAAAAAAACTGGTCACATTATGTACCACTGTATTAAGTTTGCTGTTACTGAGTTCGCCGGTCCTGGCCACACCGACCACAGTGGTCAGTCTGGGCGACACTCTGGTTGAGAATGTCAGAACCAGCAACCTGAATACCTGGTTTAAGAATGAGGTAATCACCAATACGGACGGATCTGAAATTGATTCGGTTGAGGATCAGGTTCAGTATGAACTGTTCTATACGGATACCTCCAGAGAGTACGAAGTGGAATTTCTGGGCATCGGCCAGGCCGGTTATCATTCGCCTTTCGGTGTGTTCACCTACACCGGAAATCCCAGTGCGGAATTCGACGAAGCTTACATCACCTACCAAAACCCTCTGTTCGTCCAGAACGAAGTGGATGATTATACGACCTACAATTTTACGATTGAAGCAGGCTCTTATTTCGGTTTTTACCTGGACGCCAACGGCAGTGGCAGGTATGTCACCACAATGGTCAGCTCGAACTCTGACGACTTGGATCACGCGCTGTTTTTTGAAACCAACAAAGGCTACACCATCGCGTTTGAGGACATCATCGGCGGCGGAGACAAGGACTATGAAGATCTGATCGTCAACTTCACCCCCACAGATGACAGCGGTTTTGCCGCAACACCTGAGCCGGGAACCTTTGTCCTGCTGGGCTTCGGCCTGATCGGCCTGGCCGGATTCGGCAGGAAAAGAATCTTAAAATAA
- a CDS encoding substrate-binding periplasmic protein: MKKKLITLLTIIYVLLPLSAIGAEKLVVATGPFPPYQYMEKGRQRGVNADIAREVFRRMNIEPVFRSSSFQRTLRLVKSGEAGAFISLIYVKELAESMYYTSEPVNVLKTVIMARTGSGIRVNGIGDLKNKNIAVVSGYSYGPEFNNTSDLKKHSYPNDRELILALARNRTDVAVAHEAPFRFISRQMGFGGKFEVVHFLLEEPMYVTFSKALGKKGSELAEKFDTVLRQMKKEGVVRKMTDNTNSY, from the coding sequence ATGAAGAAAAAACTGATTACGTTGCTGACTATTATTTACGTTTTGTTACCATTGTCTGCTATCGGTGCTGAAAAGCTTGTTGTGGCAACCGGACCTTTTCCGCCATATCAGTACATGGAAAAAGGCCGTCAGAGAGGGGTCAATGCGGATATTGCCAGGGAAGTTTTTCGGCGGATGAACATTGAACCGGTATTTCGTTCATCAAGTTTTCAAAGAACGCTGAGACTTGTGAAAAGCGGAGAGGCCGGGGCTTTTATTTCTCTTATCTATGTAAAAGAACTCGCCGAATCCATGTATTATACGTCCGAACCCGTCAATGTACTGAAAACCGTCATCATGGCCCGGACGGGGAGTGGTATAAGGGTAAACGGCATCGGGGATCTCAAAAATAAGAACATCGCTGTGGTGTCCGGATATTCATACGGACCGGAATTCAACAATACATCCGATCTGAAAAAACACTCATATCCGAATGACAGAGAGCTGATCCTGGCCCTTGCCAGAAACAGGACAGATGTGGCGGTAGCCCATGAAGCGCCTTTCAGATTTATCAGCAGGCAAATGGGATTTGGGGGCAAGTTTGAAGTGGTACATTTTCTGCTTGAGGAGCCCATGTATGTGACTTTTTCCAAGGCGTTGGGAAAAAAAGGAAGCGAACTGGCTGAAAAATTTGATACGGTTCTGCGTCAGATGAAAAAGGAAGGGGTTGTCCGAAAGATGACAGACAACACAAACTCATACTGA
- a CDS encoding PaaI family thioesterase, protein MSNSEHYRKLENMMHSAPIVQLFGARAEIREGEAEITLTAREELFHAASALHGAAYFLALDNSAFFAVNSLVEDVFVLTSSFNTYLIRPVTGGEVRAVGRVVSATRTQFIAESVMYDDKGREVARGSGVFVKGRTALTAKIGYK, encoded by the coding sequence ATGAGCAATTCGGAACACTATCGCAAACTTGAAAACATGATGCACTCGGCACCCATCGTGCAATTGTTCGGGGCCAGGGCCGAAATCCGTGAGGGAGAGGCCGAAATTACCCTGACAGCCAGAGAAGAGCTGTTTCATGCGGCCAGTGCCCTGCACGGGGCCGCCTATTTTCTGGCGCTGGACAACTCGGCCTTTTTTGCTGTCAACTCGCTGGTGGAAGATGTGTTTGTGCTGACGTCCAGCTTCAACACCTATCTGATCCGGCCTGTCACGGGCGGGGAGGTCCGGGCTGTCGGCAGGGTGGTCAGCGCCACCCGCACCCAGTTTATCGCCGAATCCGTGATGTACGATGACAAAGGCCGGGAGGTCGCCAGGGGAAGCGGCGTATTCGTGAAGGGCAGAACCGCCCTGACAGCGAAGATCGGTTACAAGTAA
- a CDS encoding dynamin family protein — MMTVPAINEEIVRNRRKRADALRQIIRTCRDLGRKLEALNGALRHLEGLEAPEIRDAGTDLSQLSRELSDLERRVEIRHERFQSGLITVSIAGLEKAGKTTFLRSLTGIDALPAFDERCTAVCCELHYAEDRSDFDIAFYTGAEFAERVLKPVFETIAGGLPEPLRAACVPPASSAEFVNMPLPPADALPGGTTAFKLLSDLRTLQAHFRECRVNLDHPPLLRRPLAELREWVSYGQARVDAADENRRARHLARVAAAKICRIYTRFRGGSPHLRWIDTPGVDDPNRRARELTLAAIAEETDLLVVASRPGATPSPNENFHNFWDSVSRQPDEIDLMNRMLFVLNCDRRVDPDGENIQIHRKYLTDAGVPRHLFVGPLEAVRPEDAAILMEKVNDHLGAHLSDQDDQAVLAFRNRLRNIQARIRLFHDTLADARPSDAGLHDLETEAFHKWFHWYGGGRDTGFWTELVAALDRATREIPEDARIRESETTLNAIFAQEAEALESRIPSPEALEDYVVQHRGENPVPGGMRTLSIFFSDLVNRLASEVQEFGPIMQDKLLRVLSDAGLAPLMAGEDTAEKLASLLAHLDGTESPVIEVLRETLELPRNLKYVIRYELRPAVDFCDPTLWNPGEDAWNRLREMVAANGGPADRLAMFEICKYPPVSDSRERDHENLRKIAGNAILAVQAALSNERYLPRRIADDFMRDCRVRLCFSPESEQEWRTLLFRNRGRLLAGTIGQIRARSERIRAFHQALNALTDGLP; from the coding sequence ATGATGACCGTTCCCGCAATCAATGAGGAGATTGTCCGAAACCGGCGCAAAAGAGCCGATGCTCTCCGGCAGATCATCCGAACCTGCCGGGATCTGGGCCGGAAACTCGAGGCCCTGAACGGTGCGCTCCGGCATCTGGAAGGGCTGGAAGCACCGGAAATCCGGGATGCCGGGACCGACCTGTCCCAATTAAGCCGGGAGCTGTCGGATCTGGAACGCCGGGTGGAAATCCGGCACGAACGGTTTCAGAGCGGCCTGATCACAGTCTCCATTGCCGGGCTGGAAAAGGCAGGCAAGACCACCTTTCTCAGATCCCTCACCGGTATCGACGCCCTTCCCGCCTTTGATGAGCGGTGTACGGCGGTCTGCTGTGAGCTTCACTATGCCGAAGACCGCTCCGATTTCGACATCGCCTTTTACACCGGGGCCGAGTTTGCGGAGCGGGTTCTGAAACCGGTTTTTGAAACCATCGCCGGTGGTCTGCCCGAACCCCTTCGGGCCGCCTGTGTGCCCCCCGCATCGTCCGCCGAATTTGTCAACATGCCGCTGCCGCCTGCAGACGCCCTGCCCGGCGGCACCACCGCCTTCAAGCTCCTGTCCGATCTCAGAACGCTTCAGGCCCATTTCAGGGAATGCCGCGTCAATCTGGACCACCCCCCGCTGCTCCGGCGTCCCCTGGCCGAACTCCGGGAATGGGTTTCCTATGGTCAGGCCCGTGTGGACGCAGCGGATGAGAACCGGCGCGCCCGCCATCTGGCCCGTGTGGCGGCGGCGAAGATCTGCCGGATTTACACCCGGTTCCGGGGCGGGTCGCCCCATCTCCGTTGGATTGACACCCCGGGTGTGGATGATCCCAACCGCCGGGCGCGGGAGCTGACCCTGGCCGCCATTGCCGAGGAGACCGATCTTCTGGTGGTGGCAAGCCGTCCGGGGGCCACGCCGTCGCCCAATGAGAATTTTCATAATTTCTGGGACTCGGTTTCCCGGCAGCCGGACGAGATCGACCTGATGAACCGGATGCTTTTTGTCCTCAACTGCGACCGCCGGGTGGACCCGGACGGCGAAAATATTCAGATTCACCGGAAATATCTCACGGACGCGGGTGTGCCGCGCCACCTCTTTGTGGGGCCTCTGGAGGCGGTGCGACCCGAAGACGCGGCCATTCTCATGGAAAAGGTCAACGACCATCTCGGGGCCCATCTGTCGGATCAGGATGATCAGGCCGTTCTGGCCTTCAGAAACCGCCTCCGCAACATTCAGGCCCGGATTCGGCTGTTTCACGATACGCTGGCCGATGCCCGCCCGTCCGATGCCGGGTTGCACGATCTGGAGACCGAGGCGTTTCACAAGTGGTTTCACTGGTACGGAGGGGGACGGGATACCGGATTCTGGACAGAGCTGGTGGCAGCTCTGGACCGGGCCACCCGTGAGATCCCGGAGGACGCCCGCATCCGGGAGTCTGAAACCACGCTCAACGCCATTTTTGCCCAGGAGGCAGAGGCGCTTGAGTCCCGGATTCCCTCGCCCGAAGCCCTGGAGGACTATGTGGTTCAGCACCGGGGCGAAAATCCGGTCCCCGGGGGAATGCGGACCCTAAGCATCTTTTTTTCCGATCTGGTGAACCGGCTGGCCAGTGAGGTGCAGGAGTTCGGTCCCATCATGCAGGACAAGCTGCTCCGGGTGCTGTCCGATGCCGGTCTGGCACCGCTGATGGCCGGGGAGGATACAGCGGAAAAGCTGGCGTCTCTGCTGGCGCATCTGGACGGAACAGAGAGTCCGGTGATCGAGGTGCTGCGGGAGACGCTGGAGCTGCCCCGGAATCTCAAATATGTGATCCGGTATGAGCTGCGGCCGGCTGTGGATTTCTGCGATCCCACCCTGTGGAATCCCGGAGAGGACGCCTGGAACCGTCTCCGGGAGATGGTTGCGGCCAATGGCGGACCGGCGGACCGGCTGGCGATGTTTGAGATCTGCAAATACCCGCCGGTTTCTGATTCCAGAGAAAGAGACCATGAAAATCTCAGGAAGATTGCCGGAAATGCCATTCTGGCCGTGCAGGCGGCCCTGAGCAATGAGCGCTATCTGCCCCGCCGGATTGCGGACGATTTTATGCGGGACTGCCGGGTCCGGCTCTGTTTCAGTCCGGAGTCCGAACAGGAGTGGCGCACCCTGCTGTTCCGCAACCGGGGGCGGCTGCTGGCCGGCACCATCGGTCAGATCCGGGCCAGATCCGAGCGCATCCGGGCGTTTCATCAGGCCCTGAACGCCCTGACAGACGGGCTGCCGTAA
- the asnS gene encoding asparagine--tRNA ligase: MERSKIVNLLGSENQVDSVLVKGWVRTRRNSKTFSFIEMNDGSCLKNIQVIADGKLDNYEEIKKLTTGSAAAVTGKMVPSEGGGQKWEIQAESVEIISLAPEDFPLQKKRHTDEFLRTIAHLRPRTNKYGAAFRIRSELAYAIHKFFREKGFRYIHTPIITGSDCEGAGEMFRVTALDLDNLPKADGKADYAADFFGTEASLTVSGQLSAEMLALALGDVYTFGPTFRAENSNTSRHAAEFWMVEPEMAFCDLVGNMDLGEELIQYLIRFVLDNCEDDIGLFAKFVDKQLMKTLENILNNEFVRLPYGEAIGILEKSGKKFEYAVRFGSDLQSEHERYITEEYCKKPVILYNYPESIKPFYMRVNDDGQTVAAMDVLVPGIGEIIGGSQREERADVLSARMAEMGLDKEEYWWYLDSRRFGSVPHSGFGMGFERVLMLMTGIRNIRDVIPFPRTPGNVEF; this comes from the coding sequence ATGGAACGTTCAAAAATAGTGAACCTGCTCGGCTCGGAGAACCAGGTAGACAGCGTACTCGTCAAAGGGTGGGTCAGAACTCGCCGGAATTCCAAAACTTTTTCCTTTATAGAGATGAACGACGGGTCGTGCCTGAAAAATATTCAGGTTATCGCCGATGGTAAACTGGATAATTACGAGGAGATAAAAAAACTGACCACCGGCTCTGCTGCCGCAGTGACCGGCAAAATGGTGCCGTCCGAAGGCGGCGGTCAGAAATGGGAAATTCAGGCCGAATCTGTGGAGATCATCAGCCTTGCGCCGGAGGATTTTCCCCTCCAGAAGAAACGCCACACAGACGAATTTCTGCGGACCATTGCCCACCTGCGCCCCCGGACCAACAAATACGGGGCCGCCTTCCGCATCCGCTCGGAGCTGGCCTATGCCATTCACAAATTCTTCAGGGAAAAGGGGTTCCGGTATATCCACACGCCCATTATCACGGGATCGGATTGCGAGGGTGCCGGCGAGATGTTCCGGGTAACGGCCCTGGATCTGGACAACCTGCCCAAAGCGGACGGAAAGGCTGATTACGCTGCGGATTTTTTCGGCACCGAGGCGAGTCTGACCGTCTCCGGCCAGTTGTCCGCCGAGATGCTGGCCCTGGCCCTGGGCGATGTCTACACCTTCGGCCCCACCTTCCGGGCTGAAAACTCCAACACCAGCCGCCATGCAGCCGAATTCTGGATGGTGGAACCGGAAATGGCATTCTGTGACCTGGTCGGCAATATGGATCTGGGAGAGGAGCTGATCCAATACCTGATCCGCTTTGTGCTGGACAACTGCGAAGACGATATTGGGCTGTTTGCCAAGTTTGTGGACAAACAGCTGATGAAGACGCTGGAGAATATTCTGAACAACGAATTTGTACGCCTGCCCTACGGAGAGGCCATCGGCATTCTGGAGAAATCCGGGAAAAAATTTGAGTATGCCGTGAGATTCGGCAGCGATCTCCAGTCCGAGCATGAGCGCTACATCACCGAGGAATACTGTAAAAAACCGGTGATTCTCTACAACTACCCCGAATCCATCAAGCCGTTTTACATGCGCGTGAACGATGACGGACAGACTGTGGCCGCAATGGATGTGCTGGTTCCGGGCATCGGCGAAATTATCGGCGGCAGCCAGCGCGAGGAACGCGCGGATGTCCTGTCGGCCCGCATGGCGGAGATGGGGCTGGACAAAGAGGAATACTGGTGGTATCTCGACTCCCGCCGGTTCGGCTCCGTCCCGCACAGCGGTTTCGGCATGGGATTTGAACGGGTTCTCATGCTGATGACCGGCATCCGGAATATCCGGGACGTCATTCCCTTCCCCCGGACACCCGGTAACGTCGAATTTTAA
- a CDS encoding DUF167 domain-containing protein has product MSLLWTQEKENGLSLRIFVQPKSSKNMVVGLHGDALKVKLTAPPVDGAANKMCVKFLAKSFGLSKSSVEILSGHTGRTKQVLLQGRDADELERLRGVLKKMIHAGKTP; this is encoded by the coding sequence ATGAGTTTGCTTTGGACGCAGGAAAAAGAGAACGGGCTGTCGCTCAGGATTTTTGTTCAGCCCAAATCCTCTAAAAATATGGTGGTGGGCCTTCACGGCGACGCCCTGAAAGTGAAACTGACGGCCCCGCCCGTGGATGGGGCGGCCAACAAAATGTGTGTGAAATTTCTGGCCAAATCCTTCGGGCTTTCCAAATCCTCAGTGGAGATCCTTTCCGGGCATACCGGACGAACCAAACAGGTTCTGTTGCAGGGACGTGATGCGGATGAGCTGGAACGCCTGAGAGGGGTTTTAAAAAAAATGATACATGCAGGAAAAACCCCTTGA
- a CDS encoding 1,4-dihydroxy-6-naphthoate synthase — protein MSRRLTLGYSTCPNDTFLFYALAHKKVDCGDLDFDITLADVETLNQDARSGTFDTSKLSFAAIGHLQDTYGLLRSGAALGRGCGPLIITRPGFDPARLSSVKIAVPGLWTTACMLLGLYLEDPPDVVPMTFDRIMPAVAAGEYEAGVIIHEGRFTFGNYGLERLADLGEWWEEKTGLPIPLGGIAIRRDLGQDVARVAERAIRDSVACAFADRNAPAPYIRKYAQEMEDAVVQQHIDLYVNDFTLNLGPEGEKAVETLFRLAGTYGLIPRADAPLFACQ, from the coding sequence ATGAGCAGAAGATTAACATTAGGCTATTCCACCTGCCCCAACGACACCTTTCTGTTTTATGCCTTAGCCCATAAAAAAGTTGACTGCGGGGATCTCGATTTTGATATCACCCTCGCCGATGTGGAGACCCTGAACCAGGATGCCCGTTCCGGTACCTTCGACACCTCCAAGCTCTCCTTTGCGGCCATCGGCCATTTGCAGGACACCTACGGGCTGCTCCGCAGCGGCGCGGCCCTGGGACGGGGCTGCGGTCCCCTGATCATCACCCGTCCCGGGTTTGACCCCGCCCGCCTCAGCTCCGTAAAAATTGCCGTGCCGGGCCTGTGGACCACGGCCTGTATGCTGCTGGGGCTGTACCTGGAAGATCCCCCCGATGTCGTGCCCATGACTTTTGACCGGATCATGCCTGCCGTGGCTGCCGGGGAATATGAGGCCGGAGTCATTATCCACGAAGGCCGGTTTACCTTTGGGAATTACGGCCTGGAGCGCCTCGCGGACCTGGGCGAATGGTGGGAGGAAAAGACAGGGCTGCCCATTCCTCTGGGCGGCATCGCCATCCGCCGGGATCTGGGGCAGGATGTGGCCCGTGTGGCCGAGCGGGCCATCCGTGACAGCGTGGCCTGCGCCTTTGCCGACCGGAACGCCCCGGCTCCCTATATTCGAAAATATGCACAGGAAATGGAAGACGCTGTTGTGCAGCAGCATATTGATCTCTATGTCAATGACTTTACCCTGAACCTGGGGCCGGAGGGCGAGAAAGCCGTGGAAACCCTTTTCAGGCTGGCCGGGACATACGGCCTGATCCCCCGGGCTGACGCACCGCTTTTTGCCTGTCAGTAA
- a CDS encoding septal ring lytic transglycosylase RlpA family protein gives MMKLFIITTVTLVAAWWACGKSVAYGQDLSVSSTGIASYYSDKFHGRKTANGERYNRHAFTAAHRKLRFGTHVIVTNLRNNRKVKVRINDRGPYVRRRVIDLSYAAARKIGLITKGIGKVRVDIVE, from the coding sequence ATGATGAAACTGTTTATAATTACAACGGTAACCCTGGTGGCGGCGTGGTGGGCCTGCGGGAAATCTGTTGCATACGGACAGGATCTTTCCGTTTCATCAACGGGAATTGCTTCATATTATTCGGATAAATTTCACGGCAGGAAGACGGCAAACGGGGAACGGTATAACCGGCACGCATTCACTGCGGCTCACCGGAAGCTCAGGTTCGGCACCCATGTTATTGTGACAAACCTCCGGAACAATCGGAAAGTAAAGGTCAGGATCAACGACAGGGGGCCTTATGTCAGAAGGCGGGTGATTGACCTGTCTTATGCGGCGGCCCGGAAGATCGGGCTGATTACAAAAGGGATTGGTAAAGTGAGAGTCGATATTGTTGAGTAG
- a CDS encoding AAA family ATPase produces the protein MADVFITELKINKVRHLENITIPLAADERKHLILTGKNGSGKTSVLLAAKNYLRAIESSQLKFLQKLIQEIESIKNLYKNSLAKGADNNLKASEQNAKREKRINSRQKIIDQFYKGIIPEFNSIPVTEQLYTKGDFIYGAFDAERISSFSSPEGIKKIELKDNYGIDEHPGSHFLQYLVNLKADRSFARDDNDMETVDKITRWFDFFENSLKKIFEDDTLRLEFDRKNYTFSILRQGREKFDFNTLSDGYSAILNIVTDLILRMEKHRVKNYDIQGVVLIDEIEAHLHIELQKKILPFLTEFFPKIQFIVSTHSPFVLNSVDNAVIYDLENRLLVTDLSGYSYEGIVESYFDADSYSEKIKSKIQAYEALVNKSDRSESEEEQMMSLRMYLKEIPAKLSKELVAKFHQIELSRIGKKNG, from the coding sequence ATGGCAGATGTTTTCATCACCGAGTTGAAAATCAATAAGGTTCGGCATTTGGAAAATATCACAATTCCCCTGGCAGCCGATGAGCGGAAACATCTGATTCTGACGGGGAAAAACGGAAGTGGCAAGACATCGGTTTTACTTGCAGCAAAAAATTATTTAAGAGCCATTGAAAGCAGTCAGCTCAAATTTCTTCAAAAATTAATTCAAGAGATTGAATCAATAAAAAATTTGTATAAAAACAGCTTGGCCAAAGGTGCGGATAATAACCTTAAAGCATCAGAGCAAAATGCAAAACGTGAAAAACGGATAAATTCAAGACAAAAAATCATAGATCAGTTTTATAAAGGGATTATCCCTGAATTTAATTCAATCCCTGTCACTGAACAATTATATACAAAAGGCGATTTCATTTACGGGGCATTTGATGCTGAAAGAATTTCCAGTTTTAGTTCTCCCGAAGGCATAAAAAAAATTGAACTGAAAGATAACTATGGCATAGATGAACATCCCGGCAGCCATTTCCTCCAATACCTTGTCAATCTGAAAGCAGATCGTTCATTTGCCAGAGATGACAATGACATGGAAACCGTTGACAAAATTACCCGATGGTTTGATTTTTTTGAAAACAGCTTAAAAAAAATTTTTGAGGATGACACATTACGACTTGAGTTTGACAGAAAAAATTATACTTTCAGCATCCTTCGGCAAGGCCGGGAGAAATTCGATTTCAACACGCTTTCAGACGGCTACTCCGCGATCCTCAATATCGTGACAGACCTCATTCTCAGGATGGAAAAGCACCGCGTTAAAAACTACGATATTCAGGGTGTCGTTTTAATTGATGAAATCGAAGCCCATCTTCATATTGAGCTTCAGAAAAAAATTCTGCCATTTCTGACGGAATTTTTTCCGAAAATCCAGTTTATTGTCTCCACACACTCCCCGTTTGTCCTGAATTCTGTTGATAACGCGGTCATTTATGACCTGGAAAACAGGCTGCTGGTTACAGATCTGTCAGGATATTCTTACGAAGGGATTGTTGAGAGCTATTTTGACGCAGATAGCTATTCTGAAAAGATAAAATCAAAAATCCAAGCGTATGAAGCACTTGTGAATAAATCAGACCGGAGCGAATCTGAAGAGGAACAGATGATGTCGCTAAGAATGTATCTTAAAGAAATTCCCGCTAAACTGTCAAAAGAACTTGTTGCGAAATTTCATCAGATCGAATTATCCCGGATCGGCAAAAAAAATGGTTAA
- a CDS encoding M23 family metallopeptidase yields the protein MKKWFPNLILFMLMTITIALAAEASPQKKVFLQNQGTRTAPVLSIHNTCHGPVEVEVRLESGTNVESAPVLPARFTVPPSAQISAIRLWPSAPDAPWSYRYTYRFTLGDPGAVHRPPRPYRPPFPANKRFRISKAFGKRAAPHDAYSVNILMPRGASVCTARAGVVMEISREQFQGRVGNRVVKGQTDLIRILHNDGTMGIYAHLIPRSSGVKPGDRIAEGQVIGACESAGGADPYLHFSIQRNAGMRLESVSFRFAGPDGSGVIPVIGMVLSTLSE from the coding sequence ATGAAAAAATGGTTCCCGAATCTGATACTGTTCATGCTGATGACAATAACAATCGCCCTGGCAGCGGAGGCATCACCTCAGAAAAAAGTCTTTCTGCAAAACCAGGGAACCCGGACCGCACCGGTGCTTTCCATTCACAACACCTGTCACGGGCCGGTAGAGGTCGAGGTCCGGCTGGAGAGCGGAACCAATGTCGAATCCGCGCCGGTGTTGCCCGCCCGGTTTACGGTGCCCCCGTCCGCGCAGATCAGCGCCATCCGGCTCTGGCCCTCCGCGCCTGATGCCCCGTGGTCCTATCGCTACACCTACCGGTTTACCCTGGGCGATCCCGGCGCTGTTCACCGTCCTCCCAGACCCTATCGTCCCCCGTTTCCGGCCAATAAGCGGTTTCGCATCTCAAAGGCATTCGGAAAGAGGGCCGCGCCTCATGATGCGTATTCCGTCAACATCCTTATGCCCCGGGGGGCTTCTGTATGCACGGCCCGTGCCGGCGTTGTCATGGAAATCAGCCGCGAGCAGTTTCAGGGCAGGGTTGGCAACCGGGTGGTGAAAGGACAGACGGATCTCATCCGTATTCTGCACAACGACGGCACAATGGGGATTTATGCCCACCTGATTCCCCGGAGTTCGGGCGTAAAGCCGGGGGACCGGATCGCCGAAGGGCAGGTGATCGGCGCATGTGAAAGTGCGGGCGGTGCGGACCCGTACCTCCATTTTTCCATACAGAGAAACGCGGGCATGCGTCTGGAATCGGTGTCATTCCGGTTTGCAGGTCCGGACGGCAGCGGCGTCATCCCGGTCATCGGGATGGTCCTCAGCACATTATCCGAATAG
- a CDS encoding class I SAM-dependent methyltransferase — protein sequence MDKTRRTIETYDQCAESFEQKFMDLALYKDSLTCFSERLRPGDAVLDLGCGPGNVSKFLTERVRDLHLLGIDLSEEMVRLARKNVPGAEFRAWDIRKLRLENRSFDAVVAAFCLPFLYDAEAEALIHRVGSLLKPGGQAYLSCMEGDGAGFETTSFSSGKEMFFNYFSEDFLVNAFTAGQLEIRRRIRQDYPEADGSITTDMIFILEKTDTASA from the coding sequence ATGGATAAGACCCGGAGGACCATTGAAACCTATGATCAGTGCGCGGAAAGTTTTGAGCAAAAATTCATGGACCTGGCGCTGTATAAGGACTCGCTGACCTGCTTTTCAGAGCGCCTCCGGCCCGGTGACGCGGTGCTTGACCTGGGATGCGGGCCGGGCAATGTGTCGAAATTCCTGACGGAGCGCGTCCGTGATCTGCATCTCCTCGGCATCGACCTTTCCGAAGAGATGGTCCGGCTCGCCCGGAAAAATGTGCCCGGCGCCGAGTTCCGGGCTTGGGACATCCGAAAACTCCGGCTGGAAAACCGGTCATTCGACGCGGTGGTCGCGGCCTTCTGCCTCCCCTTTCTGTATGACGCAGAGGCGGAAGCGCTGATCCACAGGGTCGGCAGCCTGCTGAAGCCGGGCGGCCAGGCCTATCTGAGCTGCATGGAGGGCGACGGGGCGGGTTTTGAAACCACCAGCTTCAGTTCGGGTAAAGAGATGTTTTTCAACTATTTTTCCGAGGACTTTCTGGTCAACGCTTTCACGGCCGGCCAGCTTGAAATCCGTCGCCGGATTCGGCAGGATTATCCTGAAGCGGACGGCAGCATCACAACAGACATGATCTTCATTCTTGAAAAAACGGACACTGCATCAGCCTGA
- a CDS encoding helix-turn-helix domain-containing protein: protein MLLFKQALSQIKLSELTGIPRRHIAEMENGKRSTGKKEHSEAGGSSERQQL, encoded by the coding sequence ATTTTACTTTTCAAACAGGCCCTAAGTCAGATAAAGCTTTCCGAGCTTACCGGAATTCCCCGGAGGCATATTGCCGAAATGGAAAACGGCAAGAGGTCCACAGGAAAGAAAGAACACTCAGAAGCTGGCGGAAGCTCTGAACGTCAGCAGTTATAA